A genomic segment from Polyangium mundeleinium encodes:
- a CDS encoding monooxygenase, translating into MDTDVVIVGAGPVGLMLACELALARVRVRVLEQRTARMEQSRALTLHPRSIEILDQRGIVGRFLERGVPIPTGHFAMLDTRLDFSRLDTEHPYTLFLPQARSEELLEARARELGAEILRGHAVVEIMEREGSVALRVQGPEGLRDERASYAVGCDGAASVVRRSIGIAFPGSETTLTAFLGDVEVAEPPARPGSRVGPHGGVMVVPLGDGGYRFVVFDPRRMHADRSEPVTLDELRSSVQRILGTDFGMRDPRWLSRFGNATRLAERYRAGRVFLAGDAAHIHFPAGGQGLNVGLQDAMNLGWKLAAAVKGWAPPHLLDSYHEERHPVGRALVRNTEAQIRLMDVSDPGLALREMMSDLLGIEAVNRRLAGQISAIDIAYPPAEGASAHAWVGKRAPNRALETGRGAARLHELLHAGRYVLLDFADDAELQAASEAWGDRIDVIQAKVAAPQTDLSVIDALLVRPDGHVAWASDGERRTTRLDGLRAALAHWCGHAR; encoded by the coding sequence GTGGATACGGACGTGGTGATCGTGGGCGCAGGTCCGGTCGGGCTGATGCTGGCGTGCGAGCTCGCGCTCGCGAGGGTCCGGGTGCGCGTGCTGGAGCAGCGGACGGCGCGGATGGAGCAGTCGCGCGCGCTCACGCTGCACCCGCGCAGCATCGAGATTCTCGACCAGCGCGGGATCGTGGGCCGCTTTCTGGAGCGCGGGGTCCCGATCCCCACGGGGCATTTCGCGATGCTCGACACCCGGCTCGACTTCTCGCGCCTCGACACGGAGCACCCCTACACGCTGTTCCTGCCCCAGGCCCGCAGCGAGGAGCTCCTGGAGGCGCGGGCGCGCGAGCTGGGCGCCGAGATCCTGCGCGGCCACGCGGTCGTCGAGATCATGGAGCGGGAAGGGAGCGTCGCGCTGCGGGTCCAGGGCCCCGAGGGCCTGCGCGACGAACGCGCAAGCTACGCCGTGGGCTGCGACGGGGCGGCGAGCGTGGTGCGCCGCTCGATCGGCATCGCCTTTCCGGGGAGCGAGACGACGCTGACGGCTTTCCTCGGCGACGTCGAGGTCGCGGAGCCTCCTGCCCGTCCGGGCTCCCGCGTGGGCCCGCACGGCGGCGTGATGGTGGTTCCTCTCGGCGACGGAGGCTACCGCTTCGTCGTATTCGATCCTCGGAGGATGCACGCGGATAGGTCCGAGCCGGTCACGCTGGACGAGCTGCGGAGCTCCGTGCAGCGGATCCTCGGCACGGACTTCGGAATGCGCGACCCTCGCTGGCTGTCGCGCTTCGGCAATGCGACGCGGCTCGCGGAGCGATATCGCGCAGGGCGCGTCTTTCTCGCGGGCGACGCCGCGCACATCCATTTCCCCGCCGGCGGCCAGGGGCTCAACGTCGGTCTGCAGGACGCGATGAACCTCGGCTGGAAGCTCGCTGCCGCCGTGAAAGGCTGGGCGCCGCCCCACCTTCTCGACAGCTACCACGAAGAGCGACACCCCGTCGGCCGCGCCCTCGTGCGCAATACGGAGGCCCAGATCAGGCTGATGGACGTCTCGGATCCCGGCCTGGCCCTCCGCGAGATGATGAGCGACCTGCTCGGCATCGAAGCCGTGAACCGGCGCCTCGCCGGGCAGATCAGCGCGATCGACATCGCTTATCCTCCTGCCGAGGGCGCGTCGGCACACGCATGGGTCGGCAAGAGGGCGCCCAACCGCGCGCTCGAGACGGGCCGCGGCGCGGCGCGCCTTCACGAGCTCTTGCACGCGGGTCGGTATGTGCTGCTCGATTTCGCCGACGACGCAGAGCTCCAGGCCGCGAGCGAGGCGTGGGGCGATCGCATCGACGTCATCCAGGCCAAGGTCGCGGCCCCGCAGACCGATCTATCTGTAATCGATGCGCTCCTGGTGAGGCCGGACGGGCACGTCGCCTGGGCGAGCGACGGCGAAAGGCGCACGACGCGCCTCGACGGTCTCCGGGCTGCGCTCGCGCACTGGTGCGGGCACGCTCGATGA
- a CDS encoding SDR family oxidoreductase: MNIQNATVFITGANRGIGLAFAKAVLERGARKVYAAARNPSSIELAGVTPVKLDVTSPEDVSAAAAAATDTTLVINNAGIATFGSFNTPEAETVLRRHLETNLFGVLRVSQAFAPVLSRNGGGALLNVASVASWLSAPTLANYAVSKAALWSLSNALRNDLRPQGTQVLTLHMGFVDTDLTHGISAPKATPEDIVARALDALEAGESEVLADERTREVKRNLSAEPAIYLIPR, encoded by the coding sequence ATGAACATCCAGAACGCGACCGTCTTCATCACCGGCGCCAACCGCGGTATCGGCTTGGCCTTCGCCAAGGCCGTCCTCGAGCGCGGAGCGCGCAAGGTCTACGCCGCCGCGCGGAACCCCTCGAGCATCGAGCTCGCAGGCGTGACGCCCGTGAAGCTGGACGTGACCTCGCCCGAGGACGTGAGCGCCGCGGCTGCGGCTGCGACCGACACCACGCTCGTCATCAACAACGCCGGCATCGCCACATTCGGAAGCTTCAACACCCCCGAGGCCGAGACCGTGCTGCGCCGCCACCTGGAGACCAACCTCTTCGGTGTGCTCCGTGTCAGTCAGGCGTTCGCGCCCGTGCTTTCGCGCAACGGCGGCGGCGCCTTGCTCAACGTGGCCTCCGTCGCAAGCTGGCTCTCTGCCCCGACCCTGGCCAACTACGCTGTGTCGAAAGCCGCGCTGTGGAGCTTGAGCAACGCGCTACGCAACGACCTGCGCCCGCAGGGCACCCAGGTGCTGACGCTGCACATGGGCTTCGTCGACACCGACCTGACCCACGGCATCAGCGCGCCCAAGGCCACTCCCGAGGACATCGTCGCCCGCGCCCTCGATGCGCTGGAAGCCGGCGAAAGCGAGGTGCTGGCCGATGAACGCACCCGCGAGGTCAAGCGCAACCTGAGCGCAGAGCCCGCGATCTACCTGATCCCGCGTTGA
- a CDS encoding sensor histidine kinase: protein MYTLTELLFDNNGVALHRGLRNSDHRPVVVKTLDPRRCRPRDLVRLKNEYEIGRKLDILAVAKPLALETLEGMPALVMEDTGSESLCRLLGAPMGVERFLPLAVSIAQAVAEVHGQNVVHKDLKPANILVNPSTGEVKIVDFGIASRLPREQQAAQPLRLIEGSLPYMSPEQTGRMSRVIDNRSDLYSLGVTFYEMLTGRLPFQAKDPLEWVHCHIARSPSPPREVVPSVPEVLSAIVMKLLSKVAEERYQSAAGLWHDLARCLTAWQSTSRIEPFPLGQRDVADRFQTPQKLYGRAEEFAALLGAFERVVATGTPEIVLVSGYSGVGKSALVHELYKPIFRQRGSLVSGKFEQYKRDIPYVTIVQALRELVLELLAQSEDRIDTFRQRLRAALGMNGQLIVDVIPQVELVIGRQPSVPELPLAEAQNRFHMVFRHFVGVFTRKEHPLAVFLDDLQWADSASLGLLEDLMTHPETRHLLVIGAYRDNEVTASHPLVRVLDKMRKEGVRVSDIVLGPLSRECLAALVSDTLHCPCEDAAPLASLVHEKTAGNPFFAIQFLTALHEERLIEFDGRAGAFRWDSAKIREKGFTDNVVALMVGKLVRLPQCAQHALKQLACLGNTAEVTILATVRGRSEEALHADLWEAVRAGLILRMGGTYKFLHDRVQEAAYSLIPAGERAAMHLEIGRLLSARTAPDEFEEKIFEIVNQLDLGAALITSRQESERVAELNLVAGKRAKANAAYASALKYLAAGSTLLPEETWDRRYELVFALELHRAECEYLTGELTSAEERLSTLWRRAGNLIDLAVVTCARLNLYTTQDRTDRAVDAGLQYLRLIDIEWSPHPTAEEVQREYERMWRQLGGRPIEGLIDLPSLSDPRWRATMDVLTMLAPPAHFIDKNLSCIVIARMANISLEHGNSDASCFAYGWLGTVLGPLFGDYPTGFRFGKLGLDLLENRGLLRFKARVYLLFGKSINPWSKHLRTGLEWLRRAFAAAQETGDLTYAAYACNQSLTLLLAAGDPLGEVQREADDALEFVQKAKFGHVVDSITGQRVLIRVLRGKTPDFASFNDAEFDEGRFERHLENDPRLSIATCWYWIRKLQARFFAGAFASAVEAASKAERLLSTLPSCFEQAEYHFYGALARAAHLDTTPGDERPRHLTELVAHHEPLAVWADNCPENFRNRAALVGAEIARIEGRHLDAERLYEEAIRSARDNGFVHNEAVAYETAARFYRARGFELFADTYLREARARYLRWGADGKVLQLDQRYPRLLETKPIAPTATFAARPEQLDLLSVTKASQTISSEIVLDKLVRTLLEVVLEQGGAQRACLILCQGQSLSIEAEAALEERGEVTSFRQTSPVEVSQRVPVSLVHYVQRTRERVILGDAASDAGKFSGDDYFARHKPKSVLCMPILRPAEVIHFLYLENNLLAGAFTLDRLVALELLATQAAISMEKALLHGKEQAARAAAEEAERRAAFLAETGVILSESLDCEETFARLVRLCVRSLCDWCVIDIVECEEIRRIAGAHKDPAKEPLLEELKQRYPPRRDSPHPAAMVLRTGKALLFPELSVEDIRATCDDDAHAGLIRALGTRTGLAVPLVARGQTLGVLSIASSAPGRRYGDADLTLVQEVARRAATAIDNARLYRKTQEAIRVRDEFLSVASHELNTPITSLTLALQSMSRAIQSGRPSDGQAVGKLVERALRQGARLARLNDDLLDVSRIHAERLPLEPEDVDLGALTRNVVEQFTLDLARARCAVSVRDSAPIVGHWDRSRVEQIVTNLLSNAIKFGAGKPIEISLGEEAGTAWLALTDHGIGIDPARQGRIFERFERAVSKNYGGLGLGLYISRTIAEAHGGTLRVQSEPGVGATFTLKLPCAGPALTGLMS, encoded by the coding sequence CAGAACGTCGTCCACAAGGATCTCAAGCCGGCAAACATCCTCGTCAATCCCTCGACCGGCGAGGTGAAGATCGTCGATTTCGGGATCGCCTCCCGGCTTCCCCGCGAGCAGCAGGCCGCGCAGCCCCTCCGCCTCATCGAGGGCTCCCTGCCCTACATGTCGCCAGAGCAGACGGGGCGGATGAGCCGGGTGATCGACAACCGCTCGGACCTCTACTCCCTCGGCGTGACGTTCTACGAGATGCTGACGGGCAGGCTACCCTTCCAGGCGAAGGATCCTCTGGAGTGGGTGCATTGCCACATCGCGCGGTCGCCCTCGCCTCCTCGGGAGGTCGTGCCGTCGGTGCCGGAGGTGCTGTCGGCCATCGTCATGAAGCTGCTCTCCAAGGTGGCGGAGGAGCGCTACCAGAGCGCGGCCGGTCTCTGGCACGACCTCGCGCGCTGCCTCACGGCGTGGCAATCGACGAGCCGGATCGAGCCCTTTCCTCTGGGTCAGCGAGACGTGGCGGATCGTTTTCAGACGCCCCAAAAGCTCTACGGTCGCGCGGAGGAGTTCGCCGCGCTCCTCGGCGCCTTCGAGCGGGTGGTCGCCACCGGGACACCCGAAATCGTGCTGGTCTCCGGTTACTCGGGCGTCGGTAAATCGGCCCTGGTGCACGAGCTATACAAGCCGATCTTCCGGCAGCGGGGCTCATTGGTCTCGGGGAAGTTCGAGCAGTACAAGCGCGATATTCCCTACGTCACGATCGTCCAGGCGCTACGCGAACTCGTGCTCGAGCTCCTCGCCCAGAGCGAGGACCGGATCGATACCTTTCGGCAGCGGCTGCGGGCCGCCCTCGGGATGAACGGCCAGCTCATCGTCGACGTAATCCCCCAGGTCGAGCTCGTCATTGGCCGGCAGCCGTCCGTCCCGGAGCTGCCCCTCGCCGAGGCGCAGAACCGCTTCCACATGGTGTTCCGGCATTTTGTCGGGGTGTTTACCCGGAAGGAGCACCCCCTCGCGGTCTTCCTCGACGATTTGCAGTGGGCCGACTCGGCGAGCCTCGGGCTCCTCGAGGATCTGATGACCCACCCAGAGACGCGCCACCTCCTCGTCATTGGCGCGTATCGCGACAACGAGGTGACCGCCTCGCACCCTCTCGTGCGGGTGCTCGACAAGATGCGGAAGGAGGGCGTGCGCGTCTCGGACATCGTGCTCGGCCCGCTCTCCCGGGAGTGCCTCGCCGCGCTCGTCAGCGATACGCTCCATTGCCCCTGCGAAGACGCCGCTCCGCTCGCGAGCCTCGTCCACGAGAAGACGGCCGGCAACCCCTTCTTCGCGATCCAGTTCCTCACCGCGCTCCACGAAGAGCGCCTGATCGAGTTCGACGGGCGCGCCGGTGCCTTTCGGTGGGACTCCGCGAAGATCCGCGAAAAGGGCTTCACTGACAACGTGGTTGCCCTGATGGTCGGGAAGCTCGTGCGGCTTCCCCAATGCGCCCAGCATGCGCTGAAGCAGCTCGCCTGTCTGGGAAACACCGCGGAGGTCACCATCCTGGCGACGGTCCGCGGCCGCTCGGAGGAGGCGTTGCATGCGGACCTGTGGGAGGCCGTCCGCGCGGGGCTGATCCTCCGCATGGGCGGCACGTACAAGTTTCTCCACGACCGTGTCCAGGAGGCGGCCTATTCGCTCATCCCCGCAGGCGAGCGGGCGGCGATGCACCTGGAGATAGGCCGGCTGCTCTCGGCGCGTACGGCGCCCGACGAGTTCGAGGAGAAGATCTTCGAGATCGTGAACCAGCTCGACCTCGGCGCCGCGCTGATCACGTCGCGGCAGGAGAGCGAGCGGGTGGCTGAGCTCAACCTCGTCGCGGGCAAGCGCGCCAAGGCGAACGCGGCCTACGCCTCGGCATTGAAGTACCTGGCTGCCGGCTCGACGCTCCTCCCGGAGGAGACCTGGGACCGGCGGTACGAGCTCGTCTTCGCGCTCGAGCTCCACCGGGCCGAGTGTGAGTATTTGACGGGCGAGCTCACGTCCGCGGAAGAGCGGCTTTCGACGCTCTGGCGCCGCGCCGGGAACCTCATTGACCTCGCGGTCGTCACGTGCGCGCGCCTCAACCTTTATACCACCCAGGATCGGACCGACCGCGCCGTCGACGCTGGCCTCCAGTACCTCCGGCTCATCGACATCGAGTGGTCGCCGCACCCGACGGCGGAAGAGGTCCAGCGAGAATACGAGCGGATGTGGCGACAGCTCGGGGGACGGCCGATCGAGGGGCTCATCGATCTGCCGTCGCTCTCGGATCCGCGCTGGCGGGCGACGATGGACGTCCTCACGATGCTCGCGCCCCCGGCCCACTTCATCGACAAGAACCTGAGCTGCATCGTCATTGCTCGCATGGCGAACATCAGCCTCGAGCATGGCAATAGCGACGCGTCGTGCTTCGCCTATGGCTGGCTCGGCACCGTCCTTGGACCGCTCTTCGGCGACTATCCGACGGGGTTCCGCTTCGGCAAGCTCGGCCTCGATCTGCTGGAGAACCGCGGGCTGCTCCGCTTCAAGGCCCGCGTCTACCTGCTCTTCGGCAAGAGCATCAATCCATGGTCGAAGCACCTCCGCACTGGCCTCGAGTGGCTGCGGCGCGCCTTCGCCGCGGCGCAGGAGACCGGCGATCTCACGTATGCGGCCTATGCCTGCAACCAATCCTTGACGCTCCTGCTCGCTGCGGGAGATCCGCTCGGCGAGGTGCAGCGAGAGGCCGACGACGCGCTCGAGTTCGTGCAGAAGGCGAAGTTCGGTCACGTCGTCGACTCCATCACCGGACAGCGCGTGCTCATCCGGGTTCTTCGGGGCAAGACGCCGGATTTCGCCTCCTTCAACGACGCCGAGTTCGACGAGGGCCGGTTCGAGCGGCACCTGGAGAACGATCCGCGCCTCTCGATCGCCACCTGCTGGTACTGGATCCGCAAGCTGCAGGCGCGCTTCTTCGCGGGCGCTTTCGCCTCCGCGGTCGAGGCCGCGTCGAAGGCGGAGCGGCTCCTCTCGACGTTGCCATCCTGCTTCGAGCAGGCCGAATACCATTTTTATGGCGCGCTCGCGCGGGCAGCGCACCTCGACACGACGCCTGGCGACGAGCGGCCCCGGCACCTCACGGAGCTCGTCGCCCACCACGAGCCGCTCGCGGTGTGGGCCGATAACTGCCCCGAGAACTTCCGGAACCGCGCCGCGCTGGTCGGCGCAGAGATCGCGCGCATCGAAGGGCGGCACCTCGACGCCGAGCGCCTCTACGAGGAGGCCATCCGCTCCGCGCGCGACAATGGCTTCGTCCACAACGAGGCGGTCGCCTACGAGACGGCCGCGCGCTTCTACCGTGCGCGAGGCTTCGAGCTCTTCGCCGACACCTACCTGCGCGAGGCCCGCGCTCGCTATCTTCGCTGGGGCGCCGACGGCAAGGTGCTGCAGCTCGACCAGCGCTACCCCCGATTGCTGGAAACGAAGCCGATCGCGCCCACCGCCACCTTCGCGGCCCGACCCGAGCAGCTCGACCTGCTTTCGGTGACCAAGGCCTCGCAGACCATCTCGAGCGAGATCGTCCTCGACAAACTGGTACGCACGCTGCTCGAGGTCGTCCTCGAGCAGGGCGGCGCGCAGAGGGCTTGCCTCATCCTGTGTCAGGGCCAAAGCCTCTCGATCGAAGCGGAGGCCGCCCTCGAAGAGAGAGGGGAGGTGACGAGCTTCCGCCAGACTTCGCCGGTGGAGGTCTCACAGCGCGTCCCTGTGTCGCTCGTCCACTACGTGCAGCGGACGAGGGAGCGCGTCATCCTCGGCGACGCCGCCTCCGATGCAGGGAAGTTCTCGGGTGACGACTACTTCGCGCGGCACAAGCCCAAATCCGTCCTCTGCATGCCCATCCTGAGGCCGGCCGAGGTGATCCATTTCCTCTATCTCGAGAACAACCTCCTCGCCGGTGCCTTCACGCTCGACCGGCTCGTCGCCCTGGAGCTCCTCGCCACGCAGGCGGCGATTTCCATGGAGAAGGCGCTGCTCCACGGCAAGGAGCAGGCAGCGCGGGCGGCGGCCGAGGAGGCGGAGCGGCGCGCGGCTTTCCTGGCCGAGACGGGGGTCATCCTGTCGGAGTCGCTCGATTGCGAAGAGACGTTCGCCCGCCTGGTGCGGCTCTGCGTGCGCTCGCTCTGCGATTGGTGCGTGATCGATATCGTGGAGTGTGAAGAGATCCGGCGTATCGCCGGGGCCCACAAGGACCCCGCGAAGGAGCCGCTGCTCGAGGAGCTGAAGCAGCGCTACCCTCCTCGGAGGGATTCGCCGCACCCGGCTGCCATGGTCCTGCGGACAGGAAAGGCGCTCCTGTTTCCCGAGCTCTCCGTCGAAGACATCCGGGCTACCTGTGATGATGACGCGCACGCGGGGCTCATCCGCGCGCTGGGGACGCGGACGGGCTTGGCGGTGCCGCTCGTGGCGCGGGGGCAAACGCTCGGGGTGCTGAGCATCGCCTCGTCCGCGCCGGGGCGCCGCTATGGGGACGCCGACCTCACGCTGGTCCAGGAAGTGGCGCGCCGGGCCGCGACCGCGATCGACAACGCGCGCCTCTACCGCAAGACCCAGGAGGCCATCCGCGTGCGGGACGAGTTCCTCTCGGTGGCCTCGCACGAGCTCAACACGCCGATAACGTCTCTCACGCTCGCGTTGCAGTCGATGAGCAGGGCCATCCAATCGGGTCGACCCTCCGACGGGCAAGCCGTGGGCAAGCTGGTCGAGCGCGCCTTGCGGCAAGGGGCGCGCCTGGCTCGGCTGAACGATGATCTTCTGGATGTCTCGCGAATTCACGCGGAACGGCTCCCCCTGGAGCCGGAGGACGTCGACCTCGGGGCCCTCACCCGCAACGTGGTCGAGCAATTCACCTTGGATCTGGCGCGGGCCAGGTGTGCGGTCTCGGTCCGGGACAGCGCCCCGATCGTGGGCCATTGGGATCGCTCCCGCGTCGAGCAGATCGTCACCAACCTCCTCTCCAATGCGATCAAGTTCGGGGCCGGCAAGCCCATCGAGATCTCCCTCGGCGAGGAGGCCGGGACAGCGTGGCTCGCGCTGACGGATCATGGAATCGGTATCGACCCAGCGAGGCAGGGCCGGATCTTCGAGCGCTTCGAGCGCGCCGTATCCAAGAACTACGGCGGGCTTGGGCTCGGCCTGTACATCAGCCGGACGATCGCGGAGGCGCACGGGGGCACGCTCCGTGTCCAGAGCGAGCCGGGTGTGGGAGCCACCTTCACCCTTAAACTCCCTTGCGCCGGGCCGGCCTTGACCGGACTGATGTCGTAG
- a CDS encoding TetR/AcrR family transcriptional regulator C-terminal domain-containing protein — protein sequence MRLRRELVVSTALRLLDEVGLDALTMRRLGQELNVQAATLYWHVKNKQELLDAMAEAMLADCVARAPEGLTWMDRAANMAERLRRALLAHRDGARVFAGTYVTQENTLRFADTWVGALREAGLSPRAAAWGTWTMVYYTIGFTLEEQALAPLPGTEGGRVDPEHLRAALARGAYPHLGQASTHLLDADLDARFRYGIQLILAGLEAAPRDEPSDPAPEGPRRRPPRRSR from the coding sequence ATGCGACTACGACGCGAGCTGGTGGTTTCGACGGCGCTGCGCCTCCTGGACGAGGTCGGGCTCGACGCGCTGACGATGCGCCGGCTCGGGCAGGAGCTGAACGTGCAGGCGGCCACGCTCTACTGGCATGTGAAGAACAAGCAGGAGCTGCTCGACGCCATGGCGGAAGCCATGCTGGCGGACTGCGTGGCCCGCGCCCCGGAGGGGCTCACGTGGATGGATCGGGCGGCCAACATGGCCGAGCGGCTCCGCCGGGCGTTGCTCGCGCACCGCGACGGAGCGCGGGTCTTCGCGGGGACCTACGTAACGCAGGAGAACACGCTCCGCTTCGCGGACACGTGGGTCGGCGCGCTGCGTGAGGCAGGGCTCTCGCCGCGCGCCGCCGCGTGGGGGACCTGGACGATGGTCTACTACACGATCGGCTTCACCCTCGAGGAGCAAGCCCTGGCGCCACTTCCCGGTACGGAGGGCGGCAGGGTCGATCCGGAGCACCTCCGGGCGGCGCTCGCCCGCGGCGCGTACCCGCACCTCGGGCAGGCCTCCACGCATTTGCTCGATGCCGACCTCGATGCGCGGTTCCGCTACGGGATCCAGCTCATTCTCGCGGGCCTCGAAGCAGCGCCGAGAGACGAGCCATCAGATCCGGCGCCCGAGGGCCCGCGCCGGCGGCCGCCCCGCCGGAGCCGGTGA